From one uncultured Paludibacter sp. genomic stretch:
- a CDS encoding Glutaminase A produces the protein MRNARKTFSVILFTLSLTLFAGTKTTPGIDFYKSSFDIALRAPAVPLILSDPYLSIWSPYDKLTEGSTQHWTGESHPLIGAIRVDGKVYRFMGKDVPLLASIIPSSNTNNKSWTAAYTFDEPKANWIDINYDDTKWKIGEAAFGTSEMPHVKTLWNTKDIWIRRTFDLNEDLSKEQLILQYSHDDIFELYLNGEKLVKTDYSWKNDVQLILNDQAKNKLKKGKNVIAAHCHNTTGGAYVDFQLFKKVNRSGFDTEATQLSVDVLPTQTYYSFLCGPVELNLIFTAPFLPNDLDLISTPINYITYNVKSANKKFHEVQLYIETTPQIAVNDLSQRVSSERIEKNGITYLKTGTIDQPILKHPGDGVRIDWGYAFLSSGNGENQDLNIGDYYDMKQSFIETGKLLSNKPSGKIISKMNESMPALACVDNIGTINKDGKSGYVMLGYDDVYSIEYFFKQRMAYWKHDGKVDIYQAFERAKSNYSDLLNKCREFDNSMMNDALKAGGKEYSELCALAYRHTIAAHKLLKDEEGNLLFLSKENNSNGCINTVDLTYPSAPLFLIYNTELMKGMMNPIFYYSESGRWTKPFAAHDIGTYPVANGQVYGEDMPVEESGNMLILAAAISFMDGNTNYAQKHWETLTTWANYLVEKGLDPENQLCTDDFAGHLAHNANLSVKAILGIAGYGYMAKMAGKTKEGESYINQAKTMAQNWQKMARDEDHYKLAFDKSGTWSQKYNMVWDKLFHLGVFDPQILDTEISYYVKKQNTYGLPLDSRKEYTKSDWVMWTACMSPDEDSFNKIVNPIYKYADETTTRVPLSDWHDTETGKMVGFKARSVIGAYYMKMLFDKVNNLQSK, from the coding sequence ATGAGAAACGCTCGAAAAACTTTTTCCGTTATTTTATTTACTTTATCACTAACATTATTCGCAGGAACAAAAACAACTCCGGGTATAGATTTCTACAAATCAAGTTTCGACATTGCGCTTCGCGCACCGGCTGTACCTCTTATACTTTCCGACCCTTATTTATCTATTTGGTCACCTTACGATAAACTCACCGAAGGTAGCACACAACACTGGACTGGAGAATCCCATCCACTTATTGGTGCAATTCGCGTGGACGGTAAAGTTTATCGGTTTATGGGGAAAGATGTGCCACTTCTTGCGTCTATTATTCCTTCTTCCAATACAAATAATAAATCTTGGACAGCCGCTTACACTTTTGATGAACCCAAAGCCAATTGGATAGATATTAATTACGATGATACCAAATGGAAAATAGGTGAAGCTGCATTTGGCACAAGTGAAATGCCGCACGTAAAAACCCTATGGAATACAAAAGATATCTGGATTCGTCGTACTTTTGATTTAAATGAAGATTTGAGCAAGGAACAATTGATATTACAATATTCTCACGATGACATTTTTGAACTCTATTTAAATGGAGAAAAATTAGTTAAAACCGACTATTCGTGGAAAAATGATGTACAATTAATATTAAACGATCAAGCTAAAAATAAACTAAAGAAAGGAAAAAACGTAATTGCCGCTCATTGTCACAATACTACAGGAGGAGCTTATGTTGACTTCCAACTTTTCAAGAAGGTTAATCGAAGTGGATTTGACACTGAAGCTACTCAACTTTCTGTGGATGTATTGCCTACACAAACTTATTATTCCTTTCTGTGCGGTCCGGTGGAACTCAATCTTATTTTTACCGCCCCGTTTTTACCCAACGATTTAGATCTCATTTCCACTCCTATTAATTATATTACTTACAACGTAAAATCAGCCAATAAAAAATTCCACGAGGTTCAATTATACATTGAAACTACTCCTCAAATTGCAGTGAATGATTTGTCACAACGGGTTTCTTCGGAGCGTATCGAGAAAAACGGAATAACATATCTAAAAACAGGAACGATTGACCAACCCATTTTGAAACATCCCGGAGATGGCGTTCGTATTGATTGGGGATATGCTTTTTTATCATCGGGAAATGGTGAAAATCAGGATTTAAATATCGGAGATTATTATGATATGAAGCAATCATTTATAGAAACCGGAAAACTATTATCAAATAAACCATCCGGAAAAATTATTTCTAAAATGAACGAATCAATGCCTGCTTTGGCGTGTGTGGATAATATCGGAACAATTAATAAAGATGGAAAATCCGGTTACGTAATGTTAGGTTATGATGACGTATATTCTATTGAGTATTTCTTTAAACAAAGAATGGCTTACTGGAAACACGATGGAAAAGTAGATATTTATCAGGCATTTGAAAGAGCCAAATCAAATTATTCAGATTTATTAAATAAATGTCGCGAATTTGACAATAGTATGATGAACGACGCGCTTAAGGCAGGAGGTAAAGAATATTCGGAACTTTGCGCTTTGGCATACAGACATACTATTGCAGCTCATAAACTTCTAAAAGACGAAGAAGGCAATCTTTTATTCCTTTCTAAAGAAAACAACAGTAATGGTTGTATCAATACCGTTGATTTAACTTATCCATCAGCGCCACTTTTCCTTATTTATAATACTGAGTTGATGAAAGGGATGATGAATCCGATTTTCTACTACAGCGAAAGCGGAAGATGGACAAAACCTTTCGCCGCGCACGATATTGGAACCTATCCTGTGGCAAACGGACAAGTTTATGGTGAAGATATGCCGGTTGAAGAAAGTGGAAATATGCTTATTTTAGCCGCAGCCATTAGTTTTATGGATGGCAACACAAATTACGCGCAAAAACATTGGGAAACATTAACCACGTGGGCAAATTATCTGGTGGAAAAAGGTTTAGACCCAGAAAATCAACTCTGTACCGATGATTTCGCAGGTCATTTAGCTCATAACGCCAATCTTTCCGTAAAAGCCATTTTAGGCATTGCAGGCTATGGATATATGGCAAAAATGGCTGGAAAAACCAAAGAAGGTGAAAGTTATATCAATCAAGCCAAGACAATGGCGCAAAACTGGCAGAAGATGGCAAGGGACGAAGATCATTATAAACTTGCCTTTGATAAATCCGGTACGTGGAGTCAAAAATATAATATGGTTTGGGACAAATTATTCCATTTAGGTGTTTTTGACCCGCAAATTTTGGATACTGAAATATCCTATTATGTGAAAAAGCAAAACACTTACGGTCTGCCACTTGATTCTAGGAAGGAATATACCAAATCCGATTGGGTTATGTGGACGGCTTGTATGTCTCCCGATGAAGATTCTTTTAACAAAATAGTGAATCCAATATATAAATATGCAGATGAAACCACAACTCGCGTTCCGTTAAGTGACTGGCATGATACCGAAACAGGAAAAATGGTAGGATTCAAGGCGCGCTCTGTAATTGGAGCATATTATATGAAAATGCTGTTTGACAAAGTAAATAACTTACAAAGCAAGTAA
- a CDS encoding NHL repeat protein: MKKKRKINISMIVSLMLLSVGVFLVGCTDPLKEQSHKVDYDPNKPVTFTSFAPDSGRVATQMLIRGQNFGSDRSKISVFIKDKKAAVIGVNNEGTIIYCIVPSLKGTEVVHGGDLDSGFVKVKVEDQEIISQKQLYYTYSENVSTFLGFTDQDGNSAIVDGNFEKAQFQSPFWLAFDKPTPEGTPRNFFLIEENNGLRFINMEEKKVETVFRTGNGVDRPRTISFTLDYDTMIVANDAGDWTNIGTIMLVRDANSGHFITSWKSVMNHKQCNGGAIHPTTNEYWFNSYDKSQVYKVKDRHTIPWKYGNSTCTNVNGTEGLCYFFLVQDNQWEFNIQIAPSGKFAYIVSKNKHYIARMEFNFNTGNFEKPQPFVGIQNKPGFLDGVGLNTQFREPQQGAFDSQDNFYVCDGENNCIRKITPTGQVSTFAGRPEKPGYSDGALRDAQFDAPFGIIYDKGNQTFYIADRDNKRIRSIKVE, from the coding sequence ATGAAAAAGAAAAGAAAAATCAACATTAGCATGATCGTGTCGCTTATGTTGCTTTCGGTGGGTGTTTTTTTAGTAGGTTGCACCGACCCTCTAAAAGAACAAAGTCATAAGGTGGATTACGATCCTAATAAACCCGTTACATTTACTTCGTTTGCTCCGGATAGTGGACGAGTTGCAACACAAATGCTTATTCGAGGTCAGAATTTCGGTTCCGATCGTTCAAAAATCAGTGTATTTATAAAAGATAAAAAAGCTGCAGTAATAGGTGTAAATAATGAAGGTACTATTATTTATTGTATTGTGCCGTCATTAAAAGGAACCGAAGTAGTTCATGGAGGAGATTTAGATTCAGGATTCGTCAAAGTTAAAGTGGAGGATCAGGAAATAATATCTCAAAAACAACTTTATTATACTTATAGCGAAAATGTGTCTACATTTCTCGGATTTACCGATCAGGATGGGAATTCTGCTATCGTAGACGGAAATTTTGAAAAAGCACAATTTCAAAGTCCATTTTGGCTTGCATTTGACAAGCCCACGCCTGAAGGAACTCCCCGTAATTTTTTCCTTATAGAAGAAAATAACGGATTACGCTTTATCAATATGGAAGAAAAGAAAGTGGAAACCGTTTTCCGCACAGGCAACGGAGTTGATCGCCCGCGTACTATTTCATTTACCCTGGATTATGATACGATGATTGTTGCAAACGATGCCGGCGACTGGACAAATATAGGGACGATTATGCTTGTACGCGATGCCAATTCAGGACATTTCATAACTTCATGGAAGTCAGTAATGAATCACAAACAATGCAACGGTGGAGCTATTCACCCTACAACCAACGAATATTGGTTTAATAGTTACGACAAATCCCAAGTTTATAAAGTAAAAGATCGCCATACAATTCCTTGGAAATATGGTAATTCAACGTGTACCAATGTGAATGGCACTGAAGGTTTATGCTATTTCTTCCTCGTACAAGACAATCAGTGGGAATTCAATATTCAAATAGCCCCAAGCGGTAAATTCGCATATATCGTAAGTAAAAATAAACACTATATTGCCCGTATGGAATTCAATTTTAACACGGGTAACTTTGAAAAACCACAACCTTTTGTGGGAATTCAAAATAAACCGGGTTTCTTGGATGGAGTAGGTTTAAATACCCAATTTAGAGAACCTCAGCAGGGTGCTTTTGACTCTCAAGACAATTTTTATGTTTGTGATGGTGAAAATAATTGTATCCGAAAAATTACCCCCACAGGTCAAGTGTCTACTTTTGCAGGACGTCCTGAAAAACCAGGTTATTCTGATGGAGCGCTTCGCGATGCTCAATTTGATGCTCCTTTCGGAATAATATACGATAAAGGTAACCAAACTTTTTATATTGCCGATCGTGATAACAAACGTATAAGATCAATCAAAGTAGAATAA
- a CDS encoding conserved hypothetical protein (Evidence 4 : Unknown function but conserved in other organisms), producing the protein MDVSFLIDKKNRHMKKIIIYSILLLSSVIFYACNDEWKDEQYHKYVSFTRSGYVNTYLNYNAEGGLVTYRIPIEISGSTGNNRDVQVTIGVDPDTLNVMNQERYYTREDLYFRLLDPKYYEFKTMKTTIPAGQDVGYIDVDFKIDDLDLVEKYVLPLNIIETSEYSPSPKKWYRRSLMRIVPFNDYSGTYSATGGKITEAASSTPTSVDTREMRVVNQNTVFFYAGLTEEEARNRALYKVRATFNPSTTEPNKGSVTLTADSAKIGFTYEPSNCYYTVETKMDDLQPYLQIKTTTLFLKYTYKDVSNPSYSVTYKFDGSYVLERRRNTQIPEQDQQEIFE; encoded by the coding sequence ATGGATGTATCGTTTTTAATAGATAAAAAAAATAGACATATGAAGAAAATAATTATATATAGTATTTTATTGTTAAGCAGCGTAATATTTTATGCTTGCAATGACGAATGGAAAGATGAACAATATCATAAATATGTGTCGTTTACAAGGTCTGGCTATGTGAATACTTATTTAAACTATAACGCTGAAGGAGGTTTAGTTACATACCGGATTCCAATCGAAATAAGTGGGTCGACTGGGAACAATCGTGATGTACAAGTAACAATAGGTGTTGATCCGGACACCCTTAATGTAATGAATCAGGAACGCTATTATACGCGTGAGGATCTATATTTTCGATTGCTTGATCCGAAGTATTATGAATTTAAAACAATGAAAACCACAATACCAGCAGGACAGGATGTAGGATATATTGATGTTGATTTCAAAATTGATGATTTGGACTTGGTTGAAAAGTATGTTCTTCCACTCAATATTATCGAAACTTCTGAATATTCACCATCTCCAAAAAAATGGTATCGCCGTTCACTTATGCGAATCGTTCCATTCAATGATTATTCGGGCACATATTCAGCAACAGGAGGTAAAATCACTGAAGCTGCGAGTTCAACACCTACTTCAGTAGATACACGAGAAATGCGTGTGGTAAACCAAAACACAGTATTCTTTTATGCCGGACTTACTGAAGAAGAGGCTCGCAATAGGGCGTTATATAAGGTAAGGGCAACATTTAACCCTTCCACTACCGAACCCAATAAAGGCTCGGTTACTTTAACTGCCGATAGCGCAAAAATTGGATTTACTTATGAGCCTAGTAATTGTTACTACACCGTAGAAACAAAAATGGATGATTTGCAACCTTATTTGCAGATAAAAACTACTACACTTTTCCTCAAATATACTTACAAAGATGTTTCGAATCCTAGCTATAGTGTGACTTATAAATTCGATGGTTCTTATGTACTGGAACGTAGACGCAATACTCAAATTCCGGAACAAGATCAGCAAGAAATTTTTGAATGA
- a CDS encoding TonB-linked outer membrane protein, SusC/RagA family — MKHIFISVINILLFLFCIVPNAFSQSAEKIQISGTVIDESKEPMVGVAIYVKNETGLGTTTDINGKYKITATKNSTLIFSFIGYDKQEIIVDGKTTLDIQMTNTKSSVLDEVVITGFGAQKKVSISGAITTVDMKTLKVPTANITNALQGNIAGIIAMQTSGEPGANSSEFWIRGISTFGAGSNALVLVDGFERPFNEINIEDIESFSVLKDASATSIYGSRGANGVLLITTKKGEAGKIKISGKAEYGYNTRTRTPEFVDGNTYASLLNEALRTRNLEPIYNDIELDIIKYNLDPDLYPNINWKDVLLKDGANAYRASINLNGGGQTARYFVSGSYVNEGGMYKTDDALNKYNTNSNLERYNYRSNVDIDITKTTVLHTGVAGFLEKQNRSGLDMNIWEALVGYAPVATPITYSNGLVPAYGTGNLTNPWVMATQTGYREFWRSKVETNVSLDQNLDFVTQGLRFTGRFAFDSDSKNNIRHIKWPEQYNTQRRRDSNGNIVFYRVSTERLMEQESDSWGERIYNLEGELAYNRRFMEAHNVAVFVKYSQREQGETSNVGTDIERGIPRRDQSLAGRVTYDFKNRYFIEFNGGYTGSEVFKFGHQFGFFPAISGAWNISEEPFIKKITSIFDLLKIRYSYGQVGNNKITDDVRFPYLGSIDEMAGYNYGDIGSPYSFSGLHIGVLAADYLSWEVATKHNLGFDFNLFNNMFSGAIDIYKDTRDKIYMQRSHLSEMTGITSTPWANVGKMENRGFDGQFNFNKKFGEVELTMRSNITYSRNKVLAYDEEANALPYQMTEGYRWQQAKGLIDLGLFKDYDDIRNSPKQVWGTTDAEKSRNAPMPGDIKYKDINGDGIINDLDEVAIGATRVPNLIYGIGVSSTWKGWDLNIHFQGAGKSSYFINGPAVYPFYQTLQGNILPWGNILSDLAVPGNRWISRDISGDPSTENVNAKYPRLSYGGNANNYRASTYWLRNGAYLRFKTFEIGYTIPKQYTNKLRMDRVRVHFIGTNLFVWDTLKLWDPELASGDGMKYPIAKNFTVGVTIGM; from the coding sequence ATGAAACACATATTTATCTCAGTAATAAACATATTATTGTTTCTATTCTGTATTGTACCAAATGCTTTTTCACAATCGGCTGAAAAAATACAGATTAGCGGAACTGTTATCGACGAAAGCAAAGAACCAATGGTAGGCGTAGCTATATACGTAAAAAATGAAACAGGATTAGGTACAACAACAGATATCAATGGTAAATATAAAATTACTGCCACGAAAAATAGTACACTCATCTTTTCATTTATCGGATACGATAAACAAGAGATTATAGTCGATGGAAAAACTACTCTGGATATACAAATGACTAATACTAAAAGCAGTGTGCTTGATGAAGTGGTAATTACCGGTTTCGGAGCCCAAAAAAAGGTATCTATATCAGGTGCAATAACCACAGTAGATATGAAAACACTCAAAGTGCCAACCGCCAACATCACCAATGCTCTGCAAGGAAATATAGCAGGTATTATTGCGATGCAAACTTCCGGAGAACCGGGAGCAAATTCTTCAGAATTTTGGATTCGGGGTATATCTACCTTTGGAGCAGGTTCAAACGCTCTTGTATTGGTAGATGGATTTGAACGTCCTTTCAATGAAATCAATATAGAAGATATAGAGTCATTTTCGGTATTGAAAGATGCTTCTGCTACTTCTATTTATGGTTCGAGAGGTGCAAACGGCGTACTTCTTATTACCACTAAAAAAGGAGAAGCTGGAAAAATCAAGATATCAGGTAAAGCTGAATATGGCTATAATACACGTACAAGAACACCGGAATTTGTAGATGGAAACACTTATGCGTCTCTTTTAAACGAAGCCTTGCGAACACGAAATTTAGAGCCAATCTATAATGATATAGAACTGGATATAATAAAATATAATCTTGATCCGGATTTATATCCTAATATCAATTGGAAAGACGTATTACTTAAAGACGGGGCGAATGCTTATCGCGCATCCATCAATTTAAATGGAGGAGGACAAACGGCACGCTATTTCGTATCAGGAAGTTATGTTAATGAAGGTGGTATGTATAAAACCGATGATGCGCTGAATAAATATAACACCAACAGTAATTTGGAGCGATACAACTATCGTTCAAATGTAGATATAGACATTACTAAAACTACGGTATTACATACGGGTGTTGCAGGATTTCTCGAAAAGCAAAATCGTTCCGGGTTAGATATGAATATTTGGGAAGCTTTAGTGGGTTATGCGCCTGTAGCTACTCCAATTACTTATTCCAATGGACTTGTTCCAGCTTATGGTACAGGTAACCTGACAAACCCATGGGTAATGGCCACTCAAACTGGTTATAGGGAATTTTGGCGTAGTAAGGTGGAAACAAATGTATCTTTAGATCAGAATTTAGATTTTGTTACGCAAGGATTGCGTTTTACAGGGCGGTTTGCATTTGATTCCGATAGTAAAAACAATATTCGCCATATAAAATGGCCAGAACAGTACAACACCCAGCGACGTCGGGATAGTAATGGTAATATCGTTTTCTATCGCGTTTCTACCGAACGTTTGATGGAGCAGGAATCAGATTCTTGGGGTGAACGTATTTATAATTTAGAAGGCGAATTGGCGTATAATCGTCGATTTATGGAGGCTCATAACGTAGCGGTTTTTGTAAAATATTCTCAACGTGAACAAGGCGAAACATCCAATGTGGGTACTGATATTGAAAGAGGTATCCCTCGTCGTGATCAATCTCTTGCAGGAAGGGTAACGTATGATTTTAAAAATCGTTATTTTATTGAATTTAATGGTGGTTACACCGGATCAGAAGTATTTAAATTCGGACACCAGTTTGGTTTTTTTCCGGCTATCTCAGGAGCTTGGAATATTTCGGAAGAACCATTCATTAAAAAAATCACCTCTATTTTTGACTTGTTGAAAATTCGCTATTCTTATGGACAAGTAGGTAATAACAAAATAACCGACGATGTTCGTTTTCCCTACTTAGGCTCAATTGATGAGATGGCTGGCTATAATTATGGAGATATCGGAAGCCCATATTCTTTCTCAGGTCTACACATAGGTGTACTTGCAGCAGATTATCTGAGTTGGGAAGTAGCAACCAAACATAATCTTGGGTTTGATTTCAATTTATTCAATAATATGTTCTCAGGCGCTATTGATATTTATAAAGACACTCGTGATAAAATCTATATGCAACGATCGCATTTATCGGAAATGACAGGTATTACTTCGACTCCTTGGGCAAATGTAGGTAAAATGGAAAATAGGGGTTTTGACGGGCAGTTTAATTTTAATAAGAAATTTGGAGAAGTAGAATTAACCATGCGAAGCAATATCACTTACAGCAGAAATAAAGTGCTTGCATATGACGAAGAGGCAAACGCATTGCCTTACCAAATGACAGAAGGCTATCGTTGGCAACAAGCCAAAGGGCTTATAGATTTAGGTTTGTTTAAAGATTATGACGATATCCGTAACAGTCCGAAGCAAGTATGGGGAACTACTGACGCCGAAAAAAGCAGAAATGCTCCGATGCCGGGTGATATTAAATATAAAGATATCAATGGAGACGGTATAATTAATGACTTGGATGAGGTTGCAATTGGAGCGACACGAGTTCCGAATTTAATTTACGGGATTGGAGTTTCTTCTACTTGGAAAGGATGGGATTTAAATATTCACTTCCAAGGCGCCGGGAAATCGTCTTATTTTATCAACGGACCTGCCGTTTATCCATTTTATCAAACTCTTCAGGGAAATATCTTACCATGGGGTAATATACTTTCTGATTTAGCGGTTCCCGGAAATCGTTGGATTTCACGTGATATCTCCGGTGATCCTTCTACAGAAAATGTAAACGCAAAATACCCGCGCCTCAGTTATGGAGGAAATGCCAATAATTACCGCGCTTCAACCTATTGGTTGCGTAACGGCGCTTACCTTCGTTTCAAAACATTCGAAATAGGTTATACTATTCCAAAGCAATACACGAACAAACTCCGCATGGATCGAGTACGCGTACATTTCATCGGGACAAATCTTTTTGTGTGGGACACTTTGAAACTTTGGGATCCTGAATTAGCAAGCGGCGATGGAATGAAATATCCTATTGCTAAGAATTTCACAGTAGGTGTAACTATCGGTATGTAA
- a CDS encoding SusD family protein has product MKKSIKIFIVSVVAIFSSCTDYLNVEPLFQDRRDLEDVFQSVDYSRQWLAGVYSHLRNDNFDVTIKEQNANQFNFISDDMFYTDRGKVEDMVFGLPANYPVYRGGKYDERFLQTSWRECYIGIRDASIYIHNIEKNKEMSEEEVITSRAEARFLRAYYYWQLLRKYGPIPILPDEGVDFTKDYEELAIPRSTYEECVDYITAELALAARDLPGKEGRSNREIAKPTKGAALAARAKVYLYGASPQYNGNTSAFAKKLVNNEGKSLLADKDGNVVYKPERWAKAAAAAKEVMDLGEYQLYTVPKRTVSTGNMKGAPGASASMTFDYYRYPKTIEPPVKAGYSDTNFPEGWADIDPCESYRQLFDGSLTAFSNPELIFTRGYGDFMNNLSIHQMPRSLGGWNCHGITLKTYDAYYMNDGSDFDRNSSKSQGYTDASTRSAKYYLNYPPLPPGVSLQNANREPRFYASVAYNGSIWENEGSNVSNNLRYNQIFYFRDSPDGKEATGFYIWTGIGIRKYYNPEDWSGYRVPKAEPAIRYAEVLLTYAEALNELPEGANYSIPTYDGEGTINVSRNQSEISKGLRPVRVRAGLSDFTDTYFGDQVKMRELIKREWQIEFMGESHRYYDLRRWKDAEKEEAMPVWGFNMNMTKAQIDFWHTPVEISQVPAIFADKMYLWPISHDELRKNRKLTQNPGWTTFDE; this is encoded by the coding sequence ATGAAAAAAAGTATAAAAATTTTTATAGTATCGGTGGTAGCCATTTTTAGTTCGTGTACCGACTATTTAAATGTAGAACCACTATTTCAAGATCGAAGAGATTTAGAAGATGTGTTTCAAAGTGTGGATTATTCTCGTCAGTGGCTCGCCGGAGTATATTCACATTTGAGAAATGATAACTTTGATGTTACTATTAAAGAGCAGAATGCAAATCAATTCAATTTTATTTCCGATGATATGTTCTACACCGATAGAGGCAAAGTAGAAGATATGGTATTCGGATTACCTGCCAACTATCCTGTATATAGAGGTGGAAAATATGACGAACGGTTCTTACAAACATCATGGAGAGAATGCTATATTGGTATACGCGATGCCTCTATTTATATACATAATATAGAAAAAAATAAAGAAATGAGCGAAGAAGAAGTAATTACTTCTCGTGCGGAAGCACGTTTCTTGCGTGCGTACTATTATTGGCAGTTATTGCGTAAATATGGTCCAATTCCTATTTTACCGGATGAAGGTGTTGATTTTACCAAGGATTACGAAGAACTTGCAATTCCGCGTAGCACTTATGAAGAATGTGTTGATTACATCACGGCAGAATTGGCTCTTGCAGCCCGTGATTTACCCGGGAAAGAAGGTCGATCTAACAGAGAAATAGCAAAGCCAACCAAAGGCGCTGCTTTAGCTGCGCGCGCAAAAGTATATCTTTATGGAGCCAGCCCACAGTATAATGGCAATACCAGCGCTTTTGCAAAAAAGCTTGTTAATAACGAAGGAAAATCATTGCTCGCTGATAAGGATGGAAATGTTGTATATAAACCGGAACGTTGGGCAAAAGCGGCAGCCGCTGCCAAGGAAGTAATGGATTTAGGCGAATACCAACTTTATACTGTTCCCAAAAGAACAGTAAGCACAGGGAATATGAAAGGAGCTCCGGGAGCCTCGGCAAGTATGACTTTTGATTACTATCGCTATCCTAAAACGATAGAACCTCCAGTTAAAGCCGGTTACTCTGATACGAATTTTCCTGAGGGTTGGGCTGACATTGATCCTTGTGAATCATACCGTCAATTATTTGATGGAAGCTTGACTGCATTTTCAAATCCTGAATTAATATTTACACGCGGATATGGAGATTTTATGAATAATCTCTCCATTCACCAAATGCCTCGTTCATTAGGAGGTTGGAATTGCCACGGAATAACATTAAAAACATACGATGCTTATTATATGAACGATGGAAGCGATTTTGATAGAAATTCATCAAAATCTCAGGGTTATACTGATGCGAGCACAAGATCGGCAAAATATTATTTGAATTACCCTCCTCTCCCTCCTGGAGTATCATTACAGAATGCCAATCGTGAACCTCGTTTCTATGCTTCAGTGGCTTATAACGGGAGTATTTGGGAAAACGAAGGTTCCAACGTTTCAAATAACCTCCGATATAATCAAATATTTTATTTTCGTGACAGCCCCGATGGAAAAGAAGCGACCGGCTTTTATATTTGGACAGGCATTGGCATTAGAAAATACTACAATCCTGAAGATTGGAGCGGGTATCGCGTACCGAAGGCTGAACCAGCCATTCGTTATGCCGAAGTGCTTTTAACCTACGCTGAAGCCCTTAACGAACTCCCGGAAGGTGCAAATTATTCTATACCGACTTACGATGGTGAAGGTACAATAAACGTTAGTCGTAACCAGTCTGAAATAAGTAAAGGGCTTCGCCCTGTAAGAGTTCGTGCGGGCTTATCCGATTTTACGGATACTTATTTCGGTGACCAAGTAAAAATGCGTGAACTTATCAAACGGGAATGGCAAATAGAGTTTATGGGTGAAAGTCATCGCTATTATGATTTGCGTCGTTGGAAAGATGCTGAAAAGGAAGAAGCTATGCCCGTGTGGGGTTTCAATATGAATATGACAAAAGCTCAAATTGATTTCTGGCATACCCCTGTTGAAATATCTCAAGTACCAGCCATATTTGCTGATAAAATGTATCTCTGGCCTATTTCACACGATGAACTTAGAAAAAATAGAAAGCTTACCCAAAATCCGGGTTGGACTACGTTCGATGAGTAA